One window of the Montipora foliosa isolate CH-2021 chromosome 4, ASM3666993v2, whole genome shotgun sequence genome contains the following:
- the LOC138001185 gene encoding uncharacterized protein, with protein sequence MATSLRESYELLGLPTNASEDEVKRAYKQKARECHPDKNPGDPRATEKFQELSQSYQRIISTSSSTSEHEPFYAGGFGSFFRFVIFQEMIRRRMQEAMLARMFGGLVFDDESDDDVFSGVPFYHQRRTFESSWRSQRGRFQNDSCSGRPFPGSSLRGQSPKPPKKEKRRSRRPATPEPSVNENKPEHTADSQNVPRYQTRGPQKEAGAPETGGNENKTNTTDSQNESARKFDDTVKDQTLDGKSGEKEFEREQQGEGRGKTTPNRKQKQVYGERQKRRKRKRGHKKW encoded by the coding sequence ATGGCTACGAGTTTGAGAGAAAGTTACGAGCTGCTTGGACTTCCTACAAATGCCAGTGAGGACGAAGTCAAAAGAGCGTACAAGCAGAAAGCTCGCGAGTGTCATCCAGATAAAAACCCCGGCGATCCAAGAGCGACGGAGAAATTTCAAGAGCTAAGTCAAAGCTACCAGAGAATTATCTCGACTTCGAGCTCCACCAGCGAACACGAACCATTTTACGCGGGTGGATTTGGAAGTTTCTTTCGCTTTGTCATTTTTCAAGAGATGATCAGACGTCGAATGCAGGAAGCTATGTTGGCGAGAATGTTTGGAGGATTGGTCTTTGACGACGAAAGTGACGATGACGTATTTTCTGGAGTACCTTTTTATCACcaacgaaggacttttgaatCATCTTGGCGTTCTCAAAGAGGACGCTTTCAAAATGATTCTTGTAGCGGAAGACCGTTTCCTGGATCAAGCCTCCGTGGTCAATCGCCGAAGCCACCAAAAAAGGAGAAGCGACGATCTCGACGACCAGCCACTCCAGAGCCAAGTGTCAATGAAAACAAACCGGAACACACAGCTGATTCTCAAAACGTACCGAGATACCAGACAAGAGGTCCTCAGAAGGAGGCTGGCGCTCCAGAGACGGGAGGTAATGAGAACAAGACGAATACCACAGATTCACAAAACGAAAGTGCTCGAAAGTTCGATGATACCGTTAAAGATCAAACTCTTGATGGCAAATCTGGAGAGAAAGAGTTTGAAAGAGAGCAACAAGGAGAAGGCAGAGGAAAGACGACAccaaacagaaaacaaaaacaagtctACGGGGAACGGCAAAAAAGGCGAAAACGCAAGCGTGGTCACAAAAAGTGGTAA